The Pyrenophora tritici-repentis strain M4 chromosome 8, whole genome shotgun sequence genome contains a region encoding:
- a CDS encoding 40S ribosomal protein uS19, with translation MADADYDPEAAAALKAKRAFRKFSYRGVDLEQLLDLGSEELRDLVHARARRRFNRGLKRKPMGLIKKLRKSKQEARPNEKPDLVKTHLRDMIVVPEMIGSVIGVYSGKEFNQVEIKPEMVGHYLAEFSISYRPVKHGRPGIGATHSSRFIPLK, from the exons ATGGCTGACGCTGACTACGATCCCGAGGCCGCAGCTG CCCTTAAGGCGAAGAGGGCGTTCCGCAAGTTCAGCTACCGCGGTGTTGACCTCGAGCA GCTCCTCGACCTTGGCTCTGAGGAACTCCGTGACCTCGTCCACGCCCGTGCCCGCCGCAGGTTCAACCGTGGTCTCAAGCGCAAGCCCATGGGTCTCATCAAGAAACTTAGGAAGTCCAAGC AGGAGGCCCGCCCCAACGAAAAGCCCGATCTTGTCAAGACTCACCTCCGTGACATGATCGTCGTCCCCGAGATGATTGGCAGCGTCATCGGTGTCTACTCCGGAAAGGAGTTCAACCAGGTCGAAATCAAGCCCGAGATGGTCGGCCACTACCTCGCAGAATTCTCCATCTCATACAGGCCAGTCAAGCACGGAAGGCCCGGTATCGGTGCCACTCACTCTTCCCGTTTCATTCCTCTCAAGTAA
- a CDS encoding UppS, Undecaprenyl pyrophosphate synthase, with protein sequence MATTGLTPVQEAAFRRSKQLSVQQREELLKPFLPSDPSDSEAQAQKKKALRDRRQRASQKHRKPLTGPVRSFLYFAIYHVVALIFSIFFRFRRAYRLVRGKVVSLLKYHHRTPEFIAHDVKDLDKLPRHLSVIVEYQEDDGSQGTAGLEGLVNDVCEIAAWAASAGIPLLSVYERTGVLKNYLPQTHASIWNTLEAYFGPRRKPTLSLRAPHLSSYSPPNTPPQTATSDGEVSKEERQHLTVLLLSEHDGRDTIVDLTRTLAEMAQKGDVREEQINMDLIDAQLNDHVSSEPDLLILFSPTVQLKGYPPWQLRLTEIFHLPDNKGVNYQVFLRALYNYAK encoded by the exons ATGGCAACCACGGGCCTGACGCCTGTGCAAGAGGCCGCCTTCAGACGGAGCAAGCAGCTTTCCGTCCAGCAGCGCGAAGAACTTCTCAAGCCATTCCTCCCCTCGGACCCCTCCGACAGCGAAGCCCAGGcacagaagaagaaggcgcTTCGCGACCGCCGCCAACGCGCATCTCAGAAACATCGTAAACCACTTACCGGCCCAGTCAGGTCGTTCCTCTACTTTGCTATCTACCACGTCGTTGCCCTGATATTCAGTATCTTCTTTCGCTTCCGCCGCGCCTACCGGCTCGTTCGAGGAAAGGTCGTCTCCCTGTTAAAATACCACCACCGTACGCCGGAATTCATAGCGCACGATGTTAAGGACCTGGACAAACTACCAAGACATCTCAGTGTCATAGTCGAGTACCAAGAGGATGACGGTAGCCAAGGTACAGCTGGTCTGGAAGGCTTGGTAAACGACGTCTGCGAGATTGCGGCCTGGGCAGCGAGTGCCGGTATTCCACTGTTGAGTGTCTATGAGCGCACTG GCGTACTGAAAAACTACCTCCCCCAAACTCACGCCAGCATCTGGAACACACTCGAAGCCTACTTTGGACCGCGCCGTAAACCCACACTCTCTCTCCGCGCACCACACCTGAGCTCTTACTCCCCGCCCAACACCCCCCCTCAAACCGCTACCTCCGATGGTGAAGTGTCCAAGGAGGAGCGTCAGCACCTGACTGTTCTCCTACTCTCTGAGCACGACGGCCGAGACACCATCGTCGACTTGACACGTACACTGGCCGAGATGGCGCAAAAGGGCGATGTCCGCGAAGAGCAAATCAACATGGACTTGATCGACGCACAGCTCAACGACCACGTTTCCAGCGAACCAGACTTGTTGATCTTGTTTAGCCCCACGGTACAGCTGAAGGGTTATCCGCCGTGGCAGCTGAGGTTGACGGAGATATT CCATCTGCCAGACAACAAGGGTGTGAACTACCAAGTCTTCCTTCGAGCATTGTACAACTATGCAAAG TAA
- a CDS encoding exocyst complex component protein yields MQRVSSDGASVLTHQTSRNSIRAPQFTLEKFTSKDFLVKDFIEDLSQAAVPATRRSGGAGGQQTFDPKPLIRTFEHALTRLNGLSEDLEEKETDLSGAVRRAELQHNQNVESLGRRLEQAMDRFQRLDSSLNGGDEGGSDGGGNVAMRIGERLEELDRQRKRALDAKFLIECWQEVSERGELMILEDQRKNGDIVRCAEIARQLLRISTRLDPDGGQRVSGEAQNGVKRRTLYQSRHNTKEVIEKFLENLEQDLLSKFQECYARPNYPGMRDCAIALKGFNDGASVIGTYVNQHSFFIDRMQMNGEDLGTDLETWDRLQDPDAEPPGVEPTLQSLIDEVKIVVQEESSIIKRAFPYYEEVLIKFLERIFQQSIQSRLEMVLDKAGELSSLAFLRSLQASRGYLTQLVEDLKTHGLTEHPDPATSAVAATLDQQLEELFSSYFIGEKYIEREKKNLEELYSSLLLKFTIYHSRRSKMPTSYFGSLAQRGKELAASARDRYMERLESTELPATQKATLLRIAGLKEDQQEKKDIEVTDEDGRLSLPVAKRMLKWLAEGVGRGLELSPGNETPKDVQILLNLLLRQMGEIYLETALEAAQDHAAAQENSKTPPDLTHLPSLHAITTILHLLQQTTTTILLPLCTPNLTIRREIEKLTSLTMATLESKLSNILNLTLTASLNWVSRCLSQQKKTDFRPKEDDLMVTSETQACRDASAFLTRVAAQATSALSGRNLSLFLAELARGLRSLVLSHLLKFTISQVGGLSVSKDMNRYVELVRGMANR; encoded by the exons ATGCAGCGCGTAAGCTCCGACGGCGCATCTGTTCTCACCCATCAGACATCGAGGAATTCGATACGCGCGCCACAGTTCACCCTGGAGAAGTTTACG AGTAAGGACTTTTTAGTTAAAGACTTCATCGAAGACCTCTCCCAGGCTGCCGTACCAGCGACGCGTAGATCTGGAGGAGCCGGCGGCCAGCAGACATTCGATCCGAAGCCGCTCATTCGAACCTTTGAACATGCTCTCACCAGGCTCAACGGTCTATCAGAGGACttggaggagaaggagaCGGACCTGTCAGGAGCAGTACGGAGGGCAGAGCTACAACACAACCAGAATGTCGAGTCGCTAGGCAGAAGGCTAGAGCAGGCCATGGACAGATTCCAGAGGTTAGACAGCTCGCTGAACGGCGGTGATGAGGGGGGATCAGATGGCGGGGGCAACGTTGCCATGCGCATAGGAGAACGACTCGAAGAGCTTGATCGCCAACGGAAAAGGGCTCTAGACGCAAAGTTTTTGATTGAATGCTGGCAAGAAGTCAGCGAACGGGGCGAGCTTATGATCCTCGAAGATCAACGCAAGAACGGCGATATCGTACGCTGCGCCGAAATCGCGCGTCAATTGCTGCGCATCAGCACACGGCTGGACCCAGATGGCGGCCAGCGGGTCAGCGGCGAGGCACAGAACGGCGTCAAGAGGAGGACATTGTACCAATCCAGACACAACACCAAAGAGGTGATTGAGAAGTTTCTGGAGAATCTGGAGCAAGATCTTCTCAGCAAGTTTCAGGAATGCTATGCGCGTCCAAACTATCCTGGGATGCGCGACTGTGCCATTGCTCTCAAGGGCTTCAACGACGGAGCTAGTGTCATTGGTACCTACGTCAACCAGCATTCATTCTTCATCGATCGCATGCAGATGAATGGCGAAGACCTTGGCACCGATCTGGAGACTTGGGATCGCCTCCAGGATCCCGATGCGGAGCCACCTGGTGTTGAGCCTACACTACAGTCTTTGATTGACGAAGTCAAGATCGTCGTTCAAGAGGAATCAAGCATCATCAAACGCGCTTTCCCATACTACGAAGAGGTGCTGATCAAGTTCCTGGAACGCATCTTTCAGCAGTCGATACAGAGCCGATTGGAGATGGTGTTAGACAAAGCAGGTGAACTATCATCACTCGCCTTCCTGCGTTCACTACAGGCTTCTAGAGGTTACCTCACTCAGCTGGTAGAAGATTTGAAGACACATGGCTTGACGGAGCATCCAGATCCTGCTACATCGGCGGTTGCAGCTACACTTGATCAGCAACTGGAAGAATTGTTCTCGTCTTACTTCATCGGAGAAAAGTACATCGAACGAGAGAAGAAGAACCTTGAGGAGCTGTACTCTTCGttgctcctcaagtttacCATCTACCACTCGCGGCGGAGTAAGATGCCCACTTCGTACTTTGGGTCCCTTGCACAGCGAGGCAAAGAGCTGGCAGCGTCTGCTCGTGACAGGTACATGGAACGCTTAGAAAGTACCGAGTTACCTGCGACTCAAAAAGCCACACTTCTCCGTATTGCTGGGTTGAAGGAAGACCAGCAGGAGAAGAAAGATATCGAAGTGACAGACGAGGATGGTAGACTGTCTCTCCCAGTCGCCAAGCGTATGTTGAAGTGGTTAGCAGAAGGTGTAGGGCGAGGACTCGAGTTGTCTCCTGGTAACGAGACGCCAAAAGACGTGCAGATTCTCCTTAACCTCCTCCTACGGCAAATGGGCGAGATCTATCTGGAGACGGCATTAGAAGC TGCACAAGACCATGCCGCTGCGCAGGAGAACTCCAAAACACCACCCGACCTCACCCACCTCCCTTCTCTACATGCCATCACCACAATCCTACATCTTCTCCAACAAACCACCACTACTATTCTATTGCCCTTGTGCACGCCCAACCTCACCATCCGCCGCGAGATCGAAAAATTAACAAGCCTCACAATGGCAACGCTCGAATCAAAACTCTCTAACATCCTCAATCTCACACTAACCGCCTCGCTCAATTGGGTCAGCAGATGCCTCTCTCAACAAAAGAAGACTGACTTCCGACCCAAAGAGGACGACCTCATGGTAACCAGCGAAACCCAAGCCTGCCGTGACGCCTCGGCCTTCCTCACACGCGTCGCTGCACAGGCCACATCCGCCCTCTCAGGCCGCAACCTTTCCCTCTTCCTCGCCGAGCTAGCACGAGGCTTACGTTCCCTTGTCCTATCACATCTCCTGAAATTCACAATTTCCCAGGTCGGCGGTCTCAGCGTCTCAAAGGACATGAATCGCTATGTGGAGCTTGTGAGGGGCATGGCCAACAGGTGA
- a CDS encoding BASP1 multi-domain protein, with protein MTGNTESKPSQQPAMSSLDSIMSIIDRAGAKPAATATNRAPAPGAPRPAPRPVGGASSASQTPQLKRKASGPVETGQSKMQRKEAVGASAQTNGAARATSSPATSKPASAAPTTAVPYRGTAAPSSSKPANPPIRKPTQLSSAVAAGPKAAAPAPKPAPAATGSTTPSTSAPKKGYLAMLQKAKEKDATKPLAPPIKHEPTKILSRKERLALKAEASAGAKGKKAVGTALPSRSIDPKADSSKDKKKAVDVGYQGTARPAKKPVEVGYKGTARPANAPATSSRNGTPALKQKQNPAKGRYDGYADWDDLDDMDDEEEDYASDASSDMEGGVWDVEEEEQLALKF; from the exons ATGACCGGTAACACTGAGTCAAAGCCTTCTCAGCAGCCTGCCATGAGC TCTCTCGACAGCATCATGTCGATAATCGACCGTGCGGGCGCAAAGCCTGCGGCGACGGCAACAAACCGAGCGCCTGCCCCTGGTGCCCCTAGGCCGGCACCGCGGCCAGTCGGAGGGGCAAGTAGCGCATCACAGACCCCTCAGCTGAAGCGAAAGGCATCAGGCCCAGTCGAAACCGGACAAAGCAAGATGCAGAGGAAGGAGGCCGTTGGAGCCTCCGCGCAGACGAACGGTGCGGCCCGGGCAACCTCGTCGCCTGCCACGTCGAAACCCGCCTCGGCCGCGCCTACCACAGCCGTACCGTATAGGGGAACAGCAGCACCGTCTTCTTCGAAACCAGCGAATCCGCCTATCCGGAAGCCTACACAGCTATCCAGCGCTGTCGCTGCCGGACCCAAGGCTGCCGCCCCTGCTCCTAAGCCTGCACCAGCAGCCACCGGCTCTACTACCCCTTCGACATCCGCACCCAAAAAAGGGTATCTAGCCATGCTGCAGAAGGCAAAAGAGAAGGATGCAACGAAGCCTTTGGCTCCGCCCATCAAGCATGAGCCGACAAAGATTTTGTCAAGGAAAGAACGCTTGGCACTTAAGGCAGAAGCAAGTGCAGGAGCAAAGGGTAAGAAGGCTGTCGGCACTGCACTCCCCTCCAGAAGTATAGATCCGAAAGCCGATTCCTCAAAagacaagaagaaggcagTCGATGTGGGTTATCAAGGCACAGCACGGCCAGCCAAGAAGCCTGTCGAGGTTGGCTACAAAGGAACTGCTCGCCCAGCCAACGCGCCTGCAACTTCAAGTCGAAATGGTACACCAGCTTTGAAACAAAAACAGAACCCAGCCAAGGGTCGTTATGATGGTTACGCAGACTGGGATGATCTCGACGACATggacgacgaagaagaagactaTGCGTCTGACGCCTCCTCTGACATGGAAGGAGGTGTCTGGGATGTCGAAGAGGAGGAGCAGCTGGCACTCAAG TTCTAG
- a CDS encoding ribosomal protein P2 yields the protein MKHLAAYLLLGLGGNTSPSAADVKAVLESVGIEADSDRLDKLISELEGKDINELIASGSEKLASGEKNVDLS from the exons ATGAAGCACCTCGCAGCATACCTCCTCCTCGGCCTTGGTGGCAACACCTCGCCCTCTGCCGCTGATGTCAAG GCCGTTCTTGAGTCCGTTGGTATTGAGGCCGACAGCGACCGCCTCGACAAGCTGATCTCCGAGCTTGAGGGCAAGGACATCAATGAGCTCATCGCCTCCGGATCCGAGAAGCTTGCTTCC GGGGAGAAGAATGTAGATTTGAGTTAG
- a CDS encoding PaaJ, Acetyl-CoA acetyltransferase: MAPNIPIIIGIGDIKNRSTSIADAKEPAALMLEAIQAAINDASSSSSADLQAAIDSIDVVRTWTWPYPDLPGLLADKLGVQDDLKWKRYSEHGGDKPGKLFDEAAKRIAKGECNVAVVTGGEALASLPVSACAAAKKLPPPGWTPPAEAVDSVFSPTGRDLGNNIGAIHKIGAPIHVYPLYENAFRAHRGQTPQKNHEESAKLYAEFAKVAEKNEIAWIYGSCKTEEDIKTIGKKNRMICYPYPLLMNAFNTVNLASALLLTTPQTATSLAIPPSKWIYPLGGAGTKDSDEFWLRPNYHSSPSLSRSLDACLTISGTSVSELDIIDIYSCFPIVPKLAAQHLGLPLVGGEKKLTVLGGLTSFGGAGNNYSMHALTEVTRRLREGKGRKGLVLCNGGVLSYQYVVVLSKEPRDEGVGYPTENPLPLQITDVPVPQILGDAEGEAVVETYTVEFGRDGTPLRGFVVGRVKEGGERFLANHGDEATLKIMAGEG, translated from the exons ATGGCACCCAACATCCCAATCATCATCGGCATAGGCGACATCAAGAACCGGTCCACCTCCATCGCCGACGCAAAAGAGCCCGCAGCACTGATGCTAGAAGCCATCCAAGCAGCCATCAACGACGcgtcatcttcatcttcagcAGATCTCCAAGCAGCAATCGACAGCATCGACGTCGTCAGGACATGGACATGGCCGTATCCGGACTTACCAGGCCTCTTAGCAGACAAACTAGGCGTGCAGGACGATTTAAAATGGAAAAGATATTCTGAACACGGCGGTGATAAGCCAGGGAAACTGTTCGATGAGGCAGCCAAAAGGATAGCAAAAGGGGAGTGTAACGTCGCTGTTGTTACTGGGGGTGAGGCTTTGGCATCAC TCCCAGTATCCGCATGTGCAGCAGCCAAAAAGCTTCCTCCACCAGGCTGGACGCCTCCCGCTGAAGCCGTAGACTCTGTCTTTTCACCCACAGGTCGCGATCTAGGAAACA ATATCGGTGCTATCCACAAGATCGGAGCGCCTATACACGTCTACCCATTATACGAAAACGCCTTTCGAGCGCACCGAGGACAAACTCCGCAAAAAAACCACGAAGAGAGCGCAAAGCTATATGCGGAATTTGCCAAAGTAGCCGAGAAGAATGAAATAGCATGGATTTACGGGAGTTGCAAGACCGAGGAAGATATTAAGACCATAGGGAAGAAGAATAGAATGATATGCTACCCAT ATCCCCTCCTAATGAATGCCTTCAACACGGTAAACCTCGCCTCTGCCCTCCTCCTCACCACCCCTCAAACCGCCACCTCCCTCGCCATCCCCCCCTCAAAATGGATCTACCCCCTTGGCGGCGCCGGCACAAAGGACTCGGACGAATTCTGGCTGCGTCCAAACTACCACTCCTCACCCAGTCTGTCGCGCTCTCTCGATGCCTGTCTCACCATATCCGGCACCTCCGTCTCTGAACTCGATATCATAGATATCTACTCCTGCTTCCCTATCGTGCCTAAACTAGCAGCGCAACATCTGGGCTTACCGCTCGTGGGCGGCGAAAAGAAGTTGACGGTGCTGGGTGGACTGACGTCGTTTGGGGGCGCGGGCAATAATTATAGTATGCATGCGCTTACAGAGGTGACGAGGCGGTTGAGAGAGGGGAAAGGGAGGAAGGGTTTGGTGCTTTGTAATGGTGGTGTGCTGAGTTATCAGTATGTTGTTGTACTTTCAAAGGAACCAAGAGATGAGGGGGTTGGTTACCCGACGGAGAATCCGCTGCCGTTGCAGATTACAGATGTGCCTGTTCCGCAGATTTTGGGGGATGCTGAGGGCGAGGCGGTGGTGGAGACGTACACGGTGGAGTTTGGGAGGGATGGGACGCCGTTACGGGGGTTCGTTGTTGGGAGGGTCAAGGAGGGTGGGGAGCGGTTTCTTGCAAATCATGGGGATGAAGCAACGTTGAAGATTATGGCGGGAG AAGGGTAG